Below is a genomic region from Aquila chrysaetos chrysaetos chromosome 13, bAquChr1.4, whole genome shotgun sequence.
ATATAAAAATGAATCATGTTGTGCAGCACAAAGAAGAACAACGAAATGTGCTACCCAGCACACCCAACATTTACAGAGTGTCCTCATTCCTTGGCTGCAGAGAAACATGGATGGGCAGATGGTGAACTGGTTTGACTACACACACACGTATAGTTGACACCATACAAGAATAACCTGGCAAAACGAGTGGTAAATTCATAATCTTTTTAAAGTCAGTGGTTAAATCCCCCCCTGTTCTCAGCAGTACAGAGCTCCACGGAGAATCTCCAGTGAGACATTTCACCGGATCACAGCACGTCCCTGAGCAGAGATCAGGCACATAAAACACCTTGCACAGATCTGTAAACGGATCAGTATCTAAGAAGGCCAATGCTAGTTGCAGTCATGTAAGAACAGATGagaataaaaagacaaatggaaagtcatctgctgtttcaaaaataGATGCCaagataccttttttccctcccacatGAGACCAGAAATCCAAGACTAACACCATGGGCCTGACAGACCTATGCTAAACATTATGGGTACTCATATGGCTTTACACAGCTAACATACAGTGATCCTCCTCAAATTCTCACTGAAAGATCAGAAAGAAAGGCCACAGAGTTCTAACATGCCTCTTTTCACACAGAGCAGTTGACAACAGCCAGCATGCTTCTCCTTTGGCAAGGCACGCAGCCAAAATTACCGATTAGGAAATCCTCACTTACAAGAGATAACCTTTTCTGGAAGCATTTCCCATCAGTCCCACCGTAGGTTTCCCTAGGATACAAATACACATACCTGCACATTAAAATAGTGAGATTAAATAGGTCCTGCTGACTTACTTTTTCGAAGTTAAATTCttgttcatttgcatttttctcttcatccgCTATTTTGGtctataaacaaataaaacatttcaaaattaatataacAAGTAACACCAGCCTGAATGCTGATTGTGGTAGttttttggaaagcagtgaAACATAAAATGAGTTGTAGGGAAGAGTATACAGCTTTCCAGAAGTATCTTTTCCTAGCTTTATTACctggatttattaaaaaagacagtCTCAACAGCATTTTTAGTATGTAGATATTATAGGGTCTTACTGGAACAACCTTGCACAATTTATAGGGTACCATTATAGTACAGCACATACAGCTTTGTCCTGCATTTTCGTGCCTGGATCATCTGCTAACACTTACAAAGAGTTTCATAATTCAGAACAATATTAATatctgcaattaatttttataaaatgtaatttatactTGAAAGTATAAGAGAAAAACTGCCACGTGTGAGCTACGCATCACGCATAATGCCATTTCCAAATCCATACCAAACTGCTAATGCAGGATAGGACACGAACTTGAAGTCATTTTGTTTGAGACGGAGCATGCAGCGGTAATAGCGCATGTGCTGATGGCAACACACAGAACAAGCTTAATTTGCAACTGCATGGACATATATTAGTGCACATATCCAGCTTAACTAATACAAGAGAAACCACTCCAAAGGATGCTGTCAGCAAACGGCAGACCCCACTTAATGCTGTTTAACAGAAAACTACTCGCTCAATATGAGATCAGTAAAAGCCACATCTTTTCTACTCCGCGATTTACACGGAGACCATCCATCAGCAGTTCTCAATCTGCAGGGGAAGTCTCCAGCAGGGACAGACCGTAtcctaggaagaaaaagaagcgCAAAATCCCCAGGGAAAGCTCCACGCCTGCCCGCTATGGGACTGTCCTACGTGGGACACTTCAGAGCAGTAACAAATCTCCCAGGGTTATTTTCGATTGTGTCTGACTCCACATTTCAGGGAGGACGTGCTGAACCACCTCTCTGAGCGGATGCTCTGCCCGCTCCCAAGCGTGCCgatgcaggcaggcagcacggGTAGGGAAACGGCTGCCTGTTCGAGTAGCATCCGCTCGTCTTTCCCTGTTTGCTGTCAAGGGCACTGTGCCCTTTAAGGGGGCAGGAGTGCTACACATGTATTAAAACTGAACCCGAGCGCTTttaatgcatttccttttcactcTCCAGGACATTAAGTCACATTCGGTCCCAGGTTCAGGTCCCAGGGTTACATCAGGGCTTCCCTCTGCATCCACCAGAGCCAAACCCAAACTTCTCTCAACTCTGCAAAAGCTTCTATATAAAATCGTCCATTTCAACCACAAATAAACCTGGTTATTTTTAGAGTGTTTTACAAACAAGCCTAACACCAGTCTTTTTGGTCAGAAAAATTTAAGTTGtaaaaagcatgagaaaataaacatctaGGGCAACTTCTAGAGGAAAACATgccagaaaaagcacaaaaatttaTGCATTCAACCAACCACTTGGTCAGTCTCTTGAATGTCCCAATTCCCAGCAGTCAAACCCCAGATACTAGTAAGTCTCCTTGAATTCAAGACAGCCACGTGCTGGCCTACCAGAGCTTATTTTAGAATTGGGCTTCTGACGTAACGGCCATAAACTCAACTCGGAGAAAACAACCAGAGAAGCTATAAAATCTGGAGACCAATCAACCAGCAAGGGACCCTCTGCTCGGTGTGGAAGGCAGCTCAGCTTCCAGCCAAGCCTACCCAGGGCTCTCTGTTGAAGCAACTCAGCTGCAGTTTTTGGTAGCACGAGGGAATTTGGCACCAACAAACCACAGCAGAGGACTGAGATGTAATGCTGTCATGCCTTCCCCCATCGACCACCCAACACCGATCCTCCAAGACGCATGTTGCTTGTGAATGGCCAAGTGTTGCTGTGACgccagagaagagaagaaagctttGGCACCTCACATCCACACCTATTGACAAGAACAGAGCAGCACACAAAACACTTAGGGACAGAAGTAGCCAAGAGGCTTTGCTTCCCATTTTACTCACTTCTTGCTGTATCAGCAGTCCTACCTCCagatcaatttatttttttgggaTACATCTATTTCAAATATGAGATACTTATCCAGAGATGTTCTGAAATTGcggaaaaaaatgttttcaagtcctgcccccacccctgcttcagcctgcctctgccagcagcctTGCTGGAAATCAGCAGGACTGGATGCCATCAAGCTGAGCCCACCGTTCGCCCAAGGATCCCAGATTTCCAGGCAGCTGGATTAGCAAGAGGGAAGAAACTAGGTGTGGGACAGGGGAATTATGGAAGGTATCTCACCATTTATGGTAGCAGACtggggagacagaaaaaaataaaaataaccaaacatgcggagggttttgtttggttttagctGTCACCAGAAAAGGGCATCCCGGTCCAGTACCCGCTCAATGTCAACTCTCCGGtgtggctttaaaaaacaaatataaatatatctgcGCTTTAAAGAACCAGCAAGCTACTGGCGGGTGCCGTGCTCGGGGAGCGCACCCCCTTACAAGAAGGTCCCTGCTAGGGGCCAGGGGCACCCACGACCGCAGGAGAGGGCGGCTTCGGGGCAGTGGGGACCacccggacccccccccccccccggtcctACCTGGGCACCCCCGGTGGGTGCAGCCGAGGGGCCGGGCCgtcccctcctcttcctcccgcGAAACACCACGACCTCCacggccggcggggcggcggggggcggcgggatGGCGGCGGCGCCCAGCTCGGCCCGCAGCTCCCCGAAAAAGTCGCGggctccgcgccgcccgcccgccggctgCGGTCCCcggctctcctcctcctcctcctccgccgccgccgcggctccTGCGCTCGCCTCGCCGTCCTCCGCGGAGCCCCGAGCGCTCGGCTCCTCACCTGCGTGCCGGAACGCGGACCCCGGGTCAGCCGCCCGCGACCACCGCCGCTCCGCTTCAGAGCGAAccctccctccccgcagcccccagggAAGGCCGcgctgcccccggccccgctccgcccccgccggcggccccgcggcaCGGCCCCCGCTCACCCACCCAGATCGTAGAGGGCACCGAGCACCGCCTCCAGCCGGCGGCACGGCTCCCGCGACCCCATGGCCGCCGCGGGGCGGAAGGACGTTTGATCCCCGGCGGCTCCCGTCGCCCCCAAGATGGCGCCGCCCATCGCGCGgtccccccgccctcccccgcgCCTGCCGCAACGCAAAGCGGCAcaaaaggggggaggggggggggaggggccggggagggagagggaggacgggagagggagggaggaagggcgGGGGAGGCGAGGCgagcgggcggggggggcgcggcggAGCTCGCAGGACCatggcggcggcagcggcggcggcggcgcccgggcGGGCGCGGCGAGGGGCGCCCATGTACTCGGTAGGCAGCGgcgggaccgggggggggggggggggccgcggggaaggagggggctgCCCGCCTCacccccgcgccgcgccggtGCCGTTCACTCTGAAGCGGAGTGACGGCGCTTGGCGCaaccctcctcctcccgccccccaaCCCCGATTGCCCCCCTGGTTTGGGGGCCGAGGGGGGCAGCGGAGGGTTTCTGCTGGGCGCGGGTCTATCGCGCACAACTCCCCCAGCCCTactaccccccccccgctccccgtgGCGggggctgtgctctgcaggggCTCAGGAGGGGACGAGGTCTCTCCCGGGGCCCCAACGGGGACAGGTGGGGGCCGAGCGGGAGCCGGGCGTTTCCCCTCACAAGTTCACCTTCCCCAGGCGCTGCGTGTCCCCCGGCCCGCTTCTCCTGCTTCCCCAGTACCTGTCGTGTCAGATGCGACAGGATCCCGAGCGCCGCTTCTCCCCTGAGATGCGCTGCGAAAGGCCAAGCGGCTTTAAAAACGCTCAGAGGCGGCTGAAACTCAGCTTTAGAGAGGTTTTGTCCGACAACCCTGCGGCCAGGCCCGGTGGAGAGGCTGGCTGGGCCGGCGGGTGTCGGAGGGCAGGGGTGCTACGCGAGGCAGCCCCCGTGGCTGCGGCGTGGGACAGGAGCCTGGCAGCGGCGAGGAATTCGGCGCTTGAAAATTGTCAGGGAGGTGGAGTGGCCGAAGCGGGTTTTCCCGTGTTACATGGTGGAAATGACTTCGCTgaccttgtttttttccccctgcagctcCTACGCCAGCCTCAGACAAGGAGATTTGGGTGCAGGGTGCTGAACCCCCTTCTCTGCTTGCATTTGGAGGAGGGGACCggggagagagggaaacagCTCCTGGTTTCGGTAGAGATTCCCGAACTTCTCTTCTGTGTCTCCT
It encodes:
- the C13H1orf131 gene encoding uncharacterized protein C1orf131 homolog, whose protein sequence is MGGAILGATGAAGDQTSFRPAAAMGSREPCRRLEAVLGALYDLGEEPSARGSAEDGEASAGAAAAAEEEEEESRGPQPAGGRRGARDFFGELRAELGAAAIPPPPAAPPAVEVVVFRGRKRRGRPGPSAAPTGGAQTKIADEEKNANEQEFNFEKARLEVHKFGITGYKKQEQRVWEQERAIMLGAKPPKKEHVNYKTYQEKMKEKKRAKDDDKGKEHKGDALKKKKKKKEQERKAKRKKSVPSIWHAGQVGKFRDGTLILQSYDIKKIKSSKVIK